A single region of the Streptomyces sp. NBC_01262 genome encodes:
- a CDS encoding sigma-70 family RNA polymerase sigma factor, with the protein MGLDRQPHVRQDRGVADHRAGRAPEEDLMRELYKAHAGALFAYVMRLVGGDRYLAEDVVQETLLRAWKSASRLDPAARSLRPWLVTVARRIVIDGHRSRQARPPEASPAALDQLPAEDELDRSLRLMTISDALDDLTEAHRQVLIETYFKGRTVNEAAAELGVPPGTVRSRVFYALRSLRNALEERGVTTA; encoded by the coding sequence ATGGGACTCGACCGACAGCCTCACGTAAGGCAGGATCGGGGCGTGGCCGATCACCGCGCCGGGAGAGCCCCGGAAGAAGATTTGATGCGGGAGCTGTACAAAGCCCATGCGGGCGCGCTCTTCGCTTACGTGATGCGGCTGGTCGGTGGAGACCGCTACCTCGCCGAAGACGTTGTTCAAGAAACGTTGCTTCGGGCCTGGAAAAGCGCTTCCCGCCTGGACCCGGCCGCTCGCTCCCTACGACCCTGGCTGGTGACAGTCGCGAGGCGGATCGTCATCGACGGTCACCGAAGCCGCCAGGCCAGACCCCCGGAGGCCTCCCCCGCCGCACTGGACCAGCTCCCCGCAGAGGACGAGCTCGACCGCTCGCTGCGGCTGATGACGATATCCGACGCCCTGGACGACCTCACCGAGGCTCATCGCCAGGTCTTGATCGAGACATATTTCAAGGGACGTACCGTCAATGAGGCGGCCGCCGAACTCGGCGTCCCGCCGGGCACCGTCCGATCGCGGGTGTTCTACGCACTCCGCTCACTGAGGAACGCATTGGAGGAGAGGGGTGTGACCACCGCATGA
- a CDS encoding group II truncated hemoglobin: MTTERPETLYEAVGGIEGLRRLSDAFYDAVLADPLLAPVFADFSRTHIEHVAVWLGEVFGGPAAFTADLGGHQALLRAHLGLAINEAQRVRWMELMGAAVDKELPDDALLRRRVMEYFDWGTRIARDVSAGQAGEDLGEPGPTPRWGWDGLV; the protein is encoded by the coding sequence ATGACCACTGAGCGCCCCGAGACCCTGTACGAAGCCGTCGGCGGCATCGAAGGCCTCCGACGACTGAGCGACGCGTTCTACGACGCCGTGCTCGCGGACCCGCTGCTCGCCCCGGTGTTCGCCGACTTCAGCCGTACGCACATCGAGCACGTGGCCGTCTGGCTCGGCGAGGTCTTCGGCGGCCCGGCGGCCTTCACCGCTGACCTCGGCGGACACCAGGCGCTGCTGCGCGCCCACCTCGGCCTGGCGATCAACGAGGCGCAGCGCGTCCGCTGGATGGAGCTGATGGGCGCCGCCGTGGACAAGGAGCTGCCGGACGACGCGCTGCTGCGCCGCCGCGTCATGGAGTACTTCGACTGGGGCACCCGGATCGCCCGCGACGTCTCGGCGGGTCAGGCCGGTGAAGACCTCGGCGAGCCCGGCCCCACCCCGAGGTGGGGGTGGGACGGGCTCGTCTGA
- a CDS encoding endonuclease/exonuclease/phosphatase family protein, giving the protein MWRRGIITAVCAVLLTLLLVMHSSVPNRIGNLGSLLETFLPWAGLAIPVLLLIGLLRRSATALIAVLLPIAVWLNLFGGLVTDKSAGGGNLTVLTHNVNAQNADPAATAKDVIAAGADVVALEELAEGQVSTYESQLKSAYPYHSVKGTVGLWSKYPISGVKAVDIRLGWTRAMRAAVATPSGTIAVYVAHLPSVRVNFSLGFTANGRDRSADALGEAISQEKLQGVILLGDLNGTMNDRSLASITSQMRSTQGVAGDGFGFSWPAGFPMARIDQIMVKGIEPKSSWVLPATDSDHRPVAARVEIP; this is encoded by the coding sequence ATGTGGCGGCGCGGCATCATCACCGCCGTCTGCGCGGTCCTGCTGACGCTGCTGCTGGTCATGCACTCCAGCGTGCCCAACCGGATCGGCAACCTGGGCAGTCTCCTGGAGACCTTCCTGCCCTGGGCGGGCCTCGCGATCCCGGTGCTGCTGCTCATCGGCCTGCTGCGCCGGTCGGCGACGGCCCTGATCGCGGTGCTGCTGCCGATCGCGGTCTGGCTGAACCTCTTCGGCGGGCTGGTCACCGACAAGTCGGCCGGTGGCGGCAATCTGACCGTCCTGACGCACAACGTCAACGCCCAGAACGCCGATCCGGCCGCGACCGCGAAGGACGTCATCGCCGCCGGCGCCGATGTCGTCGCGCTGGAGGAACTGGCCGAGGGTCAGGTCTCCACGTACGAGAGCCAGCTCAAGAGCGCCTACCCGTACCACTCCGTCAAGGGCACCGTCGGGCTCTGGAGCAAGTACCCGATCAGCGGCGTCAAGGCGGTTGACATCCGGCTCGGCTGGACGCGGGCCATGCGCGCCGCGGTCGCCACGCCGAGCGGCACCATCGCGGTCTACGTGGCCCATCTGCCGTCCGTACGCGTCAACTTCAGCCTCGGCTTCACCGCGAACGGGCGGGACCGCAGCGCCGACGCGCTCGGCGAGGCGATCTCGCAGGAGAAGCTGCAGGGCGTCATCCTGCTCGGAGACCTCAACGGCACCATGAACGACCGGTCCCTGGCCTCCATCACCTCCCAGATGCGCAGCACCCAGGGCGTGGCGGGCGACGGCTTCGGCTTCAGCTGGCCGGCCGGCTTCCCGATGGCGCGGATCGACCAGATCATGGTCAAGGGCATCGAGCCCAAGTCCTCGTGGGTGCTGCCTGCGACGGACAGCGATCACCGGCCGGTGGCGGCCCGGGTCGAGATTCCGTAA
- a CDS encoding MFS transporter — translation MSSVAVPPTVHSRRWAILTVLLFSLLVVVLDNSILNVAMKTIAQPAPTGLGATQSQLEWAINSYTLVFAGLLFTAGLLGDRLGRKKALLFGMLVFGVGSALSAVSDSSGQLIAFRALMGFGGAFIMPATLAIIMNVFERDEQPKAIGIWAGVVGLAIAIGPITGGVLLQHFWWGSVFLVNVPIVVAGLIAMVMIVPDSKDPSPGRLDPVGVLLSIVGLVLLVFGIIKGGQLGDFSKPEVWATVLGGLVVLAAFVLYEKRSDHPALDVTYFRDRRFSASVAAIGLVFFALMGVTFFVVFYTQSVRGYSALQSGLLLLPLAAAQMIFAPRARLAVDRFGPRAVCAGGLFVTAFSFLGFLLLEADTPIWVLEVMFALMGIAMAHIMPPATVMIMSSLPREKAGSGSAVNNTFRQVGGAIGVAVLGSTMSAVYRDGINSHLSILPASARHAAGESIEATLAVAGKLGPAGKPLVGPANDAFIHAMHITAVCSASVALLGGLICLFFLPAKEAATPAPGAGDREPVAVDG, via the coding sequence ATGTCTTCCGTAGCCGTACCGCCGACGGTCCACAGCCGCCGCTGGGCCATCCTGACCGTGCTGCTCTTCAGCCTGCTGGTCGTGGTCCTGGACAACTCGATCCTCAATGTGGCGATGAAGACCATCGCCCAGCCCGCCCCCACCGGACTGGGGGCCACCCAGAGCCAGCTGGAATGGGCGATCAACTCCTACACCCTGGTCTTCGCGGGCCTGCTGTTCACCGCCGGCCTGCTCGGCGACCGGCTCGGCCGCAAGAAGGCGCTGCTGTTCGGCATGCTCGTCTTCGGCGTGGGCTCGGCCCTGTCCGCGGTCTCGGACTCCTCCGGGCAGCTCATCGCCTTCCGCGCCCTGATGGGCTTCGGCGGCGCCTTCATCATGCCCGCGACGCTGGCGATCATCATGAACGTCTTCGAGCGCGACGAGCAGCCCAAGGCGATCGGCATCTGGGCCGGGGTCGTCGGCCTGGCCATCGCGATCGGCCCGATCACCGGCGGGGTGCTGCTCCAGCACTTCTGGTGGGGCTCGGTGTTCCTGGTCAACGTGCCGATCGTGGTCGCCGGCCTGATCGCCATGGTCATGATCGTCCCCGACTCCAAGGACCCCAGCCCCGGCCGCCTGGACCCGGTCGGCGTGCTGCTGTCCATCGTCGGCCTGGTGCTGCTGGTCTTCGGCATCATCAAGGGCGGCCAGCTCGGCGACTTCTCCAAGCCCGAGGTGTGGGCGACCGTCCTCGGCGGGCTCGTCGTACTCGCGGCCTTCGTGCTGTACGAGAAGCGCAGCGACCACCCGGCGCTGGACGTCACGTACTTCCGCGACCGGCGGTTCTCCGCCTCCGTGGCCGCGATAGGCCTGGTGTTCTTCGCGCTGATGGGCGTGACCTTCTTCGTGGTCTTCTACACCCAGAGCGTGCGCGGCTACAGCGCCCTGCAGTCCGGTCTGCTGCTTCTCCCGCTCGCCGCCGCCCAGATGATCTTCGCGCCGCGCGCCCGGCTGGCCGTGGACCGGTTCGGCCCGCGTGCCGTCTGCGCCGGCGGGCTGTTCGTGACGGCCTTCTCGTTCCTCGGTTTCCTGCTGCTGGAGGCCGACACGCCGATCTGGGTGCTCGAAGTGATGTTCGCCCTGATGGGCATCGCGATGGCGCACATCATGCCGCCCGCCACTGTGATGATCATGTCCTCGCTGCCGCGCGAGAAGGCCGGTTCCGGATCGGCCGTCAACAACACCTTCCGGCAGGTCGGCGGCGCCATCGGCGTCGCGGTGCTCGGATCGACGATGTCCGCCGTCTACCGTGACGGCATCAACAGCCATCTGAGCATCCTGCCCGCCTCCGCCCGGCACGCCGCCGGTGAGTCCATCGAGGCCACCCTCGCCGTCGCCGGGAAGCTGGGCCCGGCCGGGAAGCCCCTCGTCGGCCCGGCCAACGACGCCTTCATCCACGCGATGCACATCACGGCAGTCTGCTCCGCCTCGGTCGCCCTGCTCGGCGGCCTGATCTGCCTGTTCTTCCTGCCCGCCAAGGAGGCGGCCACGCCGGCGCCCGGCGCCGGCGACCGGGAGCCGGTGGCGGTGGACGGATGA
- a CDS encoding ABC transporter permease, which yields MSAAVITPAPAPSMALGEGRIGLRANLRHIGALARRNMLQIKQDPESMFDVLLMPIVFTLLFVYVFGGALEGNTTAYVNYMVPGLMAMMGMNIAMAVGTGVNSDFQTGVMDRFRTMPIARSSVLIAKIVVEIGRALIATAILLAVGFILGLHVSTSVFGLLAAVALSTAFGASLMWIFILLGLTAKTPQSVQALSMIVVLPLQFGSSIFAKPTTMPGWLQSFTKANPLSNLADASRALINGGPVAHSVWMTLAWAFGITAISAPLAVARFRKKT from the coding sequence ATGAGCGCGGCAGTGATCACCCCGGCCCCCGCCCCCTCGATGGCACTCGGCGAAGGCCGCATCGGCCTACGGGCGAACCTCCGGCACATCGGCGCCCTCGCCCGGCGCAACATGCTCCAGATCAAACAGGACCCGGAGTCGATGTTCGACGTCCTGCTGATGCCGATCGTCTTCACCCTGCTGTTCGTGTACGTCTTCGGCGGCGCCCTCGAAGGCAACACCACGGCCTACGTCAACTACATGGTCCCCGGCCTGATGGCCATGATGGGCATGAACATCGCCATGGCCGTCGGCACCGGCGTCAACTCCGACTTCCAGACCGGCGTCATGGACCGCTTCCGGACCATGCCGATAGCCCGCTCCTCGGTACTGATCGCCAAGATCGTCGTCGAGATCGGCCGCGCGCTGATCGCCACCGCCATCCTCCTGGCCGTGGGCTTCATCCTCGGCCTGCACGTCAGCACCAGCGTCTTCGGGCTCCTCGCGGCGGTCGCCCTGTCCACCGCCTTCGGCGCCTCGCTGATGTGGATCTTCATCCTGCTCGGCCTGACCGCGAAGACCCCTCAATCCGTACAGGCACTCTCCATGATCGTCGTACTCCCCCTGCAGTTCGGCAGCTCCATCTTCGCCAAGCCCACCACCATGCCCGGCTGGCTCCAGTCCTTCACCAAGGCCAACCCCCTCTCCAACCTCGCCGACGCCAGCCGCGCCCTCATCAACGGCGGCCCCGTCGCCCACTCCGTCTGGATGACCCTCGCCTGGGCCTTCGGCATCACCGCCATCTCCGCCCCCCTGGCCGTAGCCCGCTTCCGCAAGAAGACCTGA
- a CDS encoding ATP-binding cassette domain-containing protein produces MKTTRLTDTDGMAVTVRGLVKHYGETRALDGVDLDVRQGTVLGVLGPNGAGKTTLVRVLSTLIQPDAGSATVAGYDVLRQPRQLRRVIGLTGQYASVDEKLSGRENLYMIGRLLDLPRAEARRRADELLERFSLTEAAKRPAQGYSGGMRRRLDLAASMIGQPAVLYLDEPTTGLDPRTRNEVWKEVQRMVADGTTVLLTTQYMEEAEQLADELTIFDRGRVIAAGRVDDLKAKVGGRTLQIRPVDPAALPAMTAVLAGSVPDHENGVLNVPITSDEQLTDVVALLGARGFPIAGIGTHLPSLDEVFLAITGQKATLEDAPAEGTSDASDASDASVEDKELVA; encoded by the coding sequence ATGAAGACGACGCGACTCACAGACACTGACGGAATGGCCGTCACCGTACGGGGGCTGGTCAAGCACTACGGCGAGACCAGGGCTCTGGACGGCGTCGACCTCGATGTACGACAGGGCACCGTGCTGGGCGTGCTCGGCCCCAACGGTGCCGGCAAGACCACCCTCGTACGGGTCCTGTCCACCCTCATCCAGCCGGACGCCGGCTCGGCCACGGTCGCCGGGTACGACGTACTGCGCCAGCCCCGCCAGCTGCGCCGGGTGATCGGGCTGACCGGGCAGTACGCCTCGGTGGACGAGAAGCTGTCCGGCCGGGAGAACCTGTACATGATCGGGCGGCTGCTCGACCTCCCCCGCGCCGAGGCCCGGCGCCGAGCCGACGAGCTGCTGGAGCGCTTCTCCCTCACCGAGGCCGCCAAGCGCCCCGCCCAGGGCTACTCCGGCGGTATGCGCCGCCGCCTCGACCTCGCCGCCAGCATGATCGGCCAGCCGGCCGTCCTGTATCTGGACGAGCCCACCACCGGCCTGGACCCCCGCACCCGCAACGAGGTGTGGAAGGAGGTCCAGCGGATGGTCGCCGACGGCACGACCGTGCTGCTCACCACCCAGTACATGGAAGAGGCCGAGCAGCTCGCCGACGAGCTCACCATCTTCGACCGCGGCCGGGTCATCGCCGCCGGCCGCGTCGACGACCTCAAGGCCAAGGTCGGCGGCCGCACCCTCCAGATCCGCCCCGTGGACCCGGCCGCGCTCCCCGCCATGACGGCGGTCCTGGCCGGTTCGGTGCCGGACCACGAGAACGGCGTACTGAACGTCCCGATCACCAGCGACGAACAACTGACGGACGTGGTCGCCCTGTTGGGTGCACGTGGCTTCCCCATCGCCGGCATCGGCACCCATCTGCCGAGCCTGGACGAGGTGTTCCTGGCCATCACCGGCCAGAAGGCGACCCTCGAAGACGCCCCCGCCGAAGGCACATCCGACGCATCCGACGCATCCGACGCGTCCGTGGAAGACAAGGAGCTCGTGGCATGA
- the panB gene encoding 3-methyl-2-oxobutanoate hydroxymethyltransferase, whose translation MTHAVSAAQKPAQPAQPAAQSAAQRPADSSKALYGGKSNRRVTVRDIAAAKERGEKWPMLTAYDAMTASVFDEAGIPVLLVGDSMGNCHLGYDSTVPVTMDEMTMLSAAVVRGTSRAMVVGDLPFGSFQEGPTQALRNATRLVKEAGVQAVKLEGGERSAHQIELLVQAGIPVMAHIGLTPQSVNAYGGYPVQGRGDEAAHQLMRDAKAVQSAGAFAVVLELVPAELAAEVTRSLHIPTVGIGAGAGCDAQVLVWTDMAGMTGGRMPRFVKQYAQLREVLGGAAKAFAEDVVGAAYPAEEHSFH comes from the coding sequence ATGACGCACGCCGTTTCGGCTGCCCAAAAGCCCGCTCAGCCCGCACAGCCCGCCGCTCAGTCCGCTGCTCAGCGGCCCGCCGACAGCAGCAAGGCGCTGTACGGCGGCAAGAGCAACCGCCGTGTCACCGTCCGCGATATCGCCGCCGCCAAGGAGCGCGGCGAGAAGTGGCCCATGCTCACCGCCTACGACGCCATGACGGCGTCGGTCTTCGACGAGGCGGGCATCCCCGTCCTGCTGGTCGGGGACTCGATGGGCAACTGTCACCTCGGCTACGACAGCACCGTCCCCGTCACCATGGACGAGATGACGATGCTGTCGGCGGCCGTCGTGCGCGGCACCAGCCGCGCCATGGTCGTCGGCGACCTGCCGTTCGGGTCCTTCCAGGAGGGGCCGACGCAGGCGCTGCGCAACGCCACCCGCCTGGTCAAGGAGGCCGGCGTACAGGCCGTGAAGCTGGAGGGCGGCGAGCGCTCCGCCCACCAGATCGAGCTGCTCGTCCAGGCCGGCATCCCGGTGATGGCGCACATCGGCCTCACCCCGCAGTCGGTCAACGCCTACGGCGGCTACCCGGTCCAGGGGCGCGGCGACGAGGCGGCGCACCAGCTGATGCGCGATGCCAAGGCGGTCCAGAGCGCGGGCGCGTTCGCGGTCGTCCTGGAGCTGGTCCCGGCCGAGCTGGCCGCCGAGGTCACCCGCAGCCTGCACATCCCGACCGTCGGCATCGGCGCGGGCGCCGGCTGCGACGCCCAGGTCCTGGTCTGGACGGACATGGCCGGGATGACGGGCGGCCGGATGCCGCGCTTCGTCAAGCAGTACGCGCAGCTGCGCGAGGTGCTGGGCGGGGCCGCGAAGGCCTTCGCGGAGGACGTGGTCGGCGCCGCCTACCCGGCCGAGGAGCACAGCTTCCACTGA
- a CDS encoding MFS transporter produces MPLALLALAISAFGIGTTEFVMMGLLPNVADDLHTSIPTAGYLVSAYALGVVIGAPLLAALTTRMPRKAVLISLMGLFTVGNVLSAFAPSYGWLFAGRVLSGLPHGAFFGVGAVVAAGMVDPARRARAVSLVFTGLTIANIVGVPAATLMGQHLGWRATFVAVGVIGLAAMGSIALLVPRLPVAHDAGLRRELSAFRSGQVWLSLATTVFGFAAVFAVYSYITPLLTDVAGFGDSSVTFVLALFGVGATIGNLVGGRLADRALRPTLLGGLGAMAVVLALFTVTAHAQWSAALTVVLLGITSFAAGSPMMIMVMEKAKHAPSLASSANQAAFNLANAGGAWIGGMVIAHGFGYTAPAAVASALALSGLAIAITAALLERRTHETSRVVAGGAIAPVLQPERV; encoded by the coding sequence ATGCCCCTGGCTCTGCTCGCGCTCGCGATCTCAGCCTTCGGAATCGGCACGACGGAGTTCGTGATGATGGGCCTGCTGCCCAACGTCGCGGACGATCTTCACACCTCGATCCCCACCGCCGGCTACCTCGTCTCCGCGTATGCCCTCGGCGTCGTCATAGGCGCTCCGCTGCTCGCCGCCCTCACGACGCGTATGCCGCGCAAGGCCGTGCTGATCTCCCTCATGGGGCTCTTCACCGTCGGCAACGTCCTCTCCGCCTTCGCCCCCAGCTACGGCTGGCTCTTCGCCGGCCGGGTGCTGTCCGGGCTGCCGCACGGCGCCTTCTTCGGCGTCGGCGCGGTCGTCGCCGCAGGCATGGTCGACCCGGCGCGCCGGGCCCGCGCCGTCTCGCTGGTCTTCACCGGGCTCACCATCGCCAACATCGTCGGGGTCCCCGCCGCCACCCTCATGGGCCAGCACCTCGGCTGGCGCGCCACGTTCGTCGCCGTCGGCGTCATCGGGCTCGCCGCCATGGGTAGCATCGCGCTGCTCGTCCCGAGGCTCCCGGTCGCGCACGACGCCGGACTGCGCCGCGAGCTGTCCGCGTTCCGCAGCGGCCAGGTCTGGCTGTCGCTGGCCACCACGGTCTTCGGCTTCGCCGCCGTCTTCGCGGTCTACAGCTACATCACGCCGCTGCTCACCGACGTCGCCGGGTTCGGCGACAGCAGCGTCACCTTCGTCCTCGCCCTCTTCGGCGTCGGCGCCACCATCGGCAACCTGGTCGGCGGCCGGCTCGCCGACCGCGCGCTGCGGCCCACGCTGCTCGGCGGCCTCGGTGCGATGGCGGTCGTCCTCGCGCTGTTCACGGTCACCGCGCACGCCCAGTGGAGTGCGGCTCTCACTGTCGTACTGCTCGGCATCACCTCCTTCGCGGCCGGCTCCCCGATGATGATCATGGTCATGGAGAAGGCCAAGCACGCGCCCAGCCTGGCGTCCTCCGCCAACCAGGCCGCCTTCAACCTGGCCAACGCAGGCGGCGCCTGGATCGGCGGCATGGTCATCGCCCACGGCTTCGGCTACACCGCCCCCGCCGCGGTCGCCTCCGCCCTGGCGCTGTCGGGCCTCGCCATCGCCATCACCGCCGCGCTCCTGGAGCGGCGTACGCACGAGACCTCCCGCGTCGTCGCGGGCGGCGCGATCGCGCCGGTGCTCCAGCCCGAGCGGGTCTAG
- a CDS encoding anti-sigma factor family protein translates to MTVYGSGPGAPLDPESHMDVGAYVLGVLDDIEMARFEHHLAICTECGEQLDELSGLVPILAELGPAGAGSPMPPSGDALLRKLVDRVTVERGVQRRRRWLSLVAAAVLVVGGPTAAYLAADSGSGAAVVAVDETHSTTDPSSGVKATVDMTEKKWGTDLAVTLSGVKGPLTCRAVVVSKDGSEQTISNWTVPTAGYGVAGQPDPLKVEGGASLDMDDIASVYVITTQGKHLVSVST, encoded by the coding sequence ATGACGGTCTACGGTTCCGGGCCAGGGGCGCCTCTCGACCCCGAGTCCCACATGGACGTCGGCGCGTATGTGCTCGGCGTACTCGACGACATCGAGATGGCGCGCTTCGAGCATCATCTCGCCATCTGCACGGAGTGCGGTGAGCAGCTCGACGAGCTGTCCGGCCTCGTTCCCATCCTGGCCGAGCTCGGCCCCGCCGGGGCCGGCTCGCCGATGCCACCCAGCGGGGACGCGCTGCTGCGCAAGCTCGTCGACCGGGTCACCGTGGAGCGCGGCGTCCAGCGCCGCCGCCGCTGGCTCTCGCTGGTGGCGGCGGCCGTCCTGGTCGTCGGCGGTCCCACCGCCGCGTACCTGGCCGCCGACAGCGGCTCCGGGGCGGCCGTGGTCGCGGTCGACGAGACCCACTCCACCACCGACCCCTCCAGCGGGGTCAAGGCCACGGTCGACATGACGGAGAAGAAGTGGGGCACCGACCTCGCCGTCACGCTGTCCGGCGTCAAGGGGCCCCTGACCTGCCGCGCCGTGGTGGTCAGCAAGGACGGCTCCGAGCAGACCATCTCCAACTGGACGGTCCCCACGGCCGGTTACGGCGTCGCCGGCCAGCCCGACCCGCTGAAGGTCGAGGGCGGGGCATCGCTGGACATGGACGACATCGCCAGCGTGTACGTCATCACCACGCAGGGCAAGCACCTGGTGTCCGTGAGCACGTAG
- a CDS encoding PHP domain-containing protein, whose amino-acid sequence MEQPPLGPVEALERIAFLLERDLAPTYRVKAFRTAADAVAALPEGEPARRVADGTLEQVKGLGPKTATVVREALAGRVPAYLAPLEAKAAGWPPVAGGATLRAALRGDCHLHSDWSDGGSPIEAMARTAMALGHEWAALTDHSPRLTVARGLTADRLRAQLDVVAELNERLPSSFRLLTGIECDILDDGSLDQSVELLERVDVVVASVHSKLRMGRAEMTRRMVAAVASPHVDILGHCTGRLLGGGEHRNEGKPRPESEFDPDMVFAACAAYGTAVEINSRPERLDPPRRLLRQAVDAGVLFAIDTDAHAPGQLDWQIYGCARAEECGVPADRVINTWPAPRLLHWTGAS is encoded by the coding sequence ATGGAGCAGCCGCCGCTCGGGCCCGTGGAGGCACTGGAACGGATCGCCTTCCTGCTGGAGCGCGATCTGGCGCCCACATACCGGGTCAAGGCCTTCCGTACGGCGGCCGACGCCGTGGCCGCGCTCCCCGAGGGCGAGCCGGCTCGCCGGGTGGCCGACGGGACGCTGGAGCAGGTCAAAGGCCTGGGACCGAAGACGGCCACGGTTGTGCGGGAGGCCCTGGCGGGGCGGGTGCCGGCGTACTTGGCCCCGCTGGAGGCGAAAGCGGCGGGCTGGCCCCCCGTGGCGGGCGGGGCGACTCTGCGGGCGGCGCTGCGCGGGGACTGCCATCTGCACTCGGACTGGTCGGACGGCGGAAGCCCGATCGAGGCCATGGCACGTACGGCGATGGCCCTCGGGCACGAGTGGGCGGCCCTGACCGACCACTCGCCCCGGCTGACGGTGGCGCGCGGGCTCACCGCCGACCGGCTCCGGGCGCAGCTGGATGTGGTGGCGGAGCTGAACGAGCGGCTGCCCTCCTCCTTCCGTCTGCTGACCGGCATCGAGTGCGACATCCTGGACGACGGTTCCCTGGACCAGAGCGTCGAGCTGCTGGAGCGGGTGGATGTCGTGGTCGCCTCCGTGCACTCCAAGCTCCGGATGGGCCGCGCCGAGATGACCCGCCGCATGGTCGCCGCCGTCGCCAGTCCCCACGTCGACATCCTCGGCCACTGCACCGGCCGCCTCCTCGGCGGCGGCGAACACCGCAACGAGGGCAAGCCCCGCCCCGAGTCCGAGTTCGACCCCGACATGGTCTTCGCCGCCTGCGCGGCGTACGGAACAGCCGTCGAGATCAACAGCCGCCCCGAACGCCTCGACCCGCCCCGCCGCCTGCTCCGCCAGGCGGTGGACGCGGGCGTGCTCTTCGCCATCGACACCGACGCCCACGCCCCCGGCCAGCTCGACTGGCAGATCTACGGCTGCGCCCGCGCCGAGGAATGCGGCGTGCCGGCCGACCGGGTCATCAACACCTGGCCGGCGCCCCGGCTCCTCCATTGGACAGGAGCGTCATAG
- a CDS encoding TetR/AcrR family transcriptional regulator yields MTAAEPGTDPGTDTGTDPGTDSGAARRGRPRSIAVDTAVIETVLHLLEEGATIGDLSIERIARSAGVGKAALYRRWSGKDELMLDVLRSIDEEPPPLAGESVRDDLVALVDTIRRRGLAKRNSAVLREVLVGVHSRPDIWEHYHRTVIEARRRQMLDVLRRGITSGELRDDIDLDLLGDLFSGPMLSRAMLRMAASLDEGLAERIVDTVLDGVRRST; encoded by the coding sequence ATGACCGCTGCAGAGCCCGGCACGGATCCGGGCACCGATACCGGCACGGATCCGGGCACCGATTCGGGCGCCGCGAGGCGCGGGCGGCCGCGCAGCATCGCCGTCGACACCGCCGTCATCGAGACCGTGCTGCACCTGCTGGAGGAGGGCGCGACCATCGGCGACCTGTCCATCGAGCGGATCGCGCGCAGCGCGGGCGTCGGCAAGGCCGCCCTCTACCGGCGCTGGTCCGGCAAGGACGAGCTGATGCTCGACGTCCTGCGGTCGATCGACGAGGAGCCGCCGCCGCTGGCCGGGGAGTCGGTCCGGGACGACCTGGTGGCGCTGGTCGACACCATCCGGCGGCGCGGCCTCGCGAAGCGCAACTCCGCCGTGCTGCGCGAGGTCCTGGTGGGCGTGCACAGCCGGCCCGACATCTGGGAGCACTACCACCGCACCGTCATCGAGGCCCGTCGCCGCCAGATGCTCGACGTGCTGCGACGGGGCATCACCAGCGGTGAACTCCGGGACGACATCGACCTGGACCTGCTCGGCGACCTCTTCTCCGGGCCGATGCTCTCCCGCGCGATGCTGCGGATGGCGGCCAGTCTGGACGAGGGCCTGGCCGAGCGGATAGTGGACACTGTGCTGGATGGCGTACGCAGAAGTACGTAA